In Cotesia glomerata isolate CgM1 linkage group LG3, MPM_Cglom_v2.3, whole genome shotgun sequence, one genomic interval encodes:
- the LOC123261491 gene encoding acetyl-CoA carboxylase isoform X4 translates to MAETPVSFVLGGSDQTEELELETEDSFPIEGFDGYQQPPTMPSINEQRRRLRPSMSQGTVMIMTQNRLQEKDFTVATPEEFVHRFGGTKVINKVLIANNGIAAVKCMRSIRRWSYEMFKNERAIRFVVMVTPEDLKANAEYIKMADQYVPVPGGTNNNNYANVELIVDIAIRTQVQAVWAGWGHASENPKLPELLHKKDISFIGPSERAMWALGDKIASSIVAQTADVPTLPWSGSGLKAQYSGKKIKISSELFKKGCVSTIEECLAAANKIGFPVMVKASEGGGGKGIRKVENAEELPTLFRQVQTEVPGSPIFIMKLAKCARHLEVQLLADVYGNAISLFGRDCSIQRRHQKIIEEAPAVIAKPEIFEEMEKAAVRLAKMVGYVSAGTVEYLYDTSGSYYFLELNPRLQVEHPCTEMVSDVNLPAAQLQIAMGLPLHHIKDIRLLYGESPWGDSTIYFDQPRHKPQPWGHVIAARITSENPDEGFKPSSGTVQELNFRSSKNVWGYFSVGVSGGLHEFADSQFGHCFSWGEDRNQARENLVIALKELSIRGDFRTTVEYLITLLETECFLTNNIDTAWLDALIAERVRSDKPDVLLAVTCGALHIADRTITAAFSGFQTSLERGQIQAGNDLNNIIDVELINDGIKYKIQTAKSGPNSYFLVMNNSYKDVEVHRLSDGGILLSFDGASFTTYMREEVDRYRIVIGNQTCVFEKDNDPSLLRSPSAGKLISFLVEDGGHVEPGQAYAEIEVMKMVMTVTASEAGSVFYVKRPGAVLEAGVLIAHLELDDPSLVTKAQDYTGQFPAPIIPAIPEKLNLLHCKYRASLENTLAGYCLPDPYHLPRQRELIEKFMNSLRDPSLPLLELQEVISTISGRIPISVEKKIRKLMTLYERNITSVLAQFPSQQIAAVIDSHAATLSKRSDRDVFFLTTQAIVQLVQRYRNGIRGRMKTAMHELLRQYYTVESQFQQGHYDKCVSALIQQYKDNMSMVTNTIFSHNQVSKKNVLVTMLIDHLWANEPGLTDELASTLTELTSLNRAEHCRVALRARQVLIAAHQPAYELRHNQMESIFLSAVDMYGHDFHPENLQKLILSETSIFDILHDFFYHTNRAVCNAALEVYVRRAYISYEFTCLQHLELSGEIPLVYFQFLLPSNHPNRQNQLLINHRTGAVAAFQDLDHFSQYADEVLDLLQDLSSPNSVSAKVLEAVDAAGSESRHSTSINVSFSTTEAGGPVEIGEKSAESVHILSITVQDNGNQDDAAMARLFGDWCASNKEELVSRGIRRVTFAALQKRQFPKFFTYRNRDGFVEDRIYRHLEPGCAFQLELNRMRTYELEALPTSNQKMHLYLGKAKVAKGQQVTDYRFFIRSIIRHSDLITKEASFDYLHNEGERVLLEAMDELEVAFSHPLAKRTDCNHIFLNFVPTVIMDPARIEESVTSMVLRYGPRLWKLRVRQAEIKMTIRPAPGKPTSTVRLCISNDSGYSIDLHLYTETTEAKTGIIRLESYSPVNSNRRPGPMHGMPVSTPYLTKDYLQAKRFQAQSSGTTYVYDLPDMFRQELEKAWAKYIEERPNIENLSIPSPVIDCIELVLDGENLVEQKRLPGENDVGMVAWKLTLFTPEFPSGREIILIANDLTHLIGSFGPKEDLVFYRASERARQLGIPRVYFSANSGARIGLAEEVKALFKIAWEDDAVPEKGFKYIYLTPDDYARLSSLNSVKASLIEDGGEARYKITDIIGKDDGLGVENLKYAGLIAGETSRAYDEVVTISIASCRAIGIGSYLVRLGQRVIQIENSHIILTGYRALNAVLGREVYASNNQLGGIQIMYHNGISHVTEPRDLDGIATVLKWISFVPKNKGGILPIITPVDPVDREIGYVPTRTPYDPRWMLEGRKSTVDPTMWESGFFDFGSWAEIMRPWAQTVVTGRARLGGIPCGIVAVETRTMEIHLPADPANLDSEAKTVSQAGQVWYPDSAFKTAQAIKDFNREELPLFIFANWRGFSGGMKDMYEQIMKFGAYIVDGLKEYKKPVFIYIPPNGELRGGAWAVVDPTINPRFMEMFADNTSRGGVLEPEGIVEIKFKTKDILKTIHRLDPVVHNLKEKLLHPLTAEERAKVEIEIRSREQILEPMYRQAAVHFSDLHDTPERMLEKNAINDIIPWRKARTLLYWRLRRRLLEEEFRSDILSTQPSLDVRQVDAMLRRWFVEDKGTTESYLWDQDESVVEWLQSQRDDEDSVVMHNINCVKRGAVVTHIKDSLEKCPDVRLEAVLEIAHRLTSAERAELQRTLAQLEASTVQEHHNDSSASS, encoded by the exons atGGCCGAAACACCCGTAAGTTTTGTCCTCGGCGGGTCTGATCAAACTGAAGAACTAGAATTAGAAACAGAAGATAGCTTTCCTATTGAAGGATTTGATGGTTATCAACAGCCACCGACAATGCCAAGTATTAACGAACAACGTAGGCGGTTAAG GCCCAGCATGTCGCAGGGTACGGTGATGATTATGACACAAAATCGTTTACAAGAAAAAGATTTCACGGTTGCTACACCTGAAGAATTCGTTCACCGTTTTGGTGGTacgaaagtaataaataaa GTTCTGATAGCAAATAATGGAATTGCCGCAGTAAAATGTATGCGTTCAATAAGAAGATGGTCATatgaaatgtttaaaaatgagCGAGCGATAAGATTTGTGGTAATGGTTACTCCTGAAGATCTCAAGGCTAACGCAGAATACATAAAGATGGCAGATCAATACGTGCCTGTACCTGGAGGAActaataacaacaattatGCTAATGTCGAATTAATTGTTGACATTGCAATTCGTACTCAAGTTCAAGCTGTTTGGGCAGGATGGGGTCACGCTTCTGAAAATCCTAAGTTACCAGAATTATTGcataaaaaagatatttcattCATTGGGCCATCAGAACGTGCAATGTGGGCTTTAGGAGACAAAATAGCATCTAGTATCGTTGCCCAAACTGCTGATGTTCCAACATTACCATGGTCTGGATCAGGATTAAAAGCTCAGTAcagtggaaaaaaaataaaaatatcatccgAGCTATTTAAAAAAGGTTGTGTGTCAACAATAGAAGAATGTTTAGCAGCTGCTAATAAAATTGGATTTCCTGTTATGGTAAAAGCTAGTGAAGGAGGGGGTGGTAAAGGTATTCGTAAAGTTGAAAATGCTGAAGAATTACCAACACTCTTTCGTCAAGTCCAAACCGAAGTTCCTGGATCGCCAATATTCATAATGAAACTTGCTAAATGTGCTCGTCACTTGGAAGTTCAATTACTTGCAGATGTTTATGGCAACGCAATATCTTTATTCGGCCGTGACTGTTCTATTCAGAGAAGACATCAAAAAATCATAGAAGAAGCACCTGCAGTTATTGCAAAGCCAGAAATATTTGAAGAAATGGAAAAAGCTGCAGTAAGACTTGCCAAAATGGTAGGATACGTCAGTGCAGGAACAGTAGAATATCTCTATGATACGTCAGGATCTTATTactttttagaattaaatCCTAGATTGCAAGTTGAGCATCCATGTACAGAAATGGTGTCAGATGTTAATTTGCCAGCTGCCCAGCTACAAATAGCAATGGGCTTGCCTCTTCATCATATTAAAGACATACGATTGTTGTACGGTGAAAGCCCATGGGGTGATAGCACAATATATTTCGATCAGCCACGGCATAAACCTCAACCTTGGGGTCATGTAATCGCCGCGCGAATCACCAGTGAAAATCCAGATGAAGGATTCAAACCAAGTTCTGGTACAGTTCAAGAGCTTAACTTTAGATCATCGAAAAATGTCTGGGGATATTTTTCTGTTGGTGTATCTGGTGGTCTTCATGAGTTTGCTGATTCTCAATTTGGTCACTGTTTTTCATGGGGTGAAGATCGTAATCAAGCACGTGAAAACCTTGTAATTGCATTAAAAGAATTGAGTATTCGAGGTGATTTTCGTACGACAGTTGAATACTTGATTACATTATTAGAAACTGAATGTTTCCTAACTAATAATATTGACACCGCGTGGCTAGATGCTTTGATTGCAGAACGTGTTAGAAGTGACAAACCAGATGTTTTACTTGCTGTAACTTGCGGTGCTCTTCATATTGCTGATCGTACTATTACGGCAGCTTTTTCTGGATTCCAAACAAGTTTAGAACGTGGTCAAATCCAAGCTGGCAATGatttaaacaatattattgATGTGGAATTGATAAATGAtggtattaaatataaaattcaaacAGCCAAAAGCGGCCCAAACAGTTATTTCCTTGTAATGAATAATTCTTACAAAGACGTTGAGGTTCATCGTCTATCAGACGGTGGTATATTACTTTCATTTGATGGTGCAAGTTTTACAACATATATGCGCGAAGAAGTTGATCGTTATCGAATTGTTATTGGAAATCAAACATGCGTTTTTGAAAAAGATAACGACCCTTCTCTGTTAAGATCACCGTCTGCGGGTAAGCTAATTAGTTTTCTTGTTGAAGATGGAGGTCATGTCGAGCCAGGACAAGCGTATGCTGAAATTGAAGTTATGAAAATGGTAATGACAGTAACAGCTAGTGAAGCAGGTAGtgttttttatgtaaaaagaCCAGGTGCAGTTTTAGAAGCAGGAGTATTAATTGCTCATTTAGAATTAGATGATCCATCTCTAGTAACAAAAGCTCAAGATTATACAGGTCAATTCCCTGCGCCAATTATTCCTGCTATTCCAGAAAAATTGAATCTTCTTCATTGTAAATACCGTGCTTCATTGGAAAATACATTAGCAGGATATTGTTTACCTGATCCTTATCATTTGCCAAGACAACgtgaattgattgaaaaatttatgaactCATTACGAGATCCCAGCTTACCACTTCTTGAGCTTCAAGAAGTAATATCAACAATTTCTGGAAGAATTCCAATAtcagttgagaaaaaaattcgtaaattaaTGACATTATATGAGCGGAATATCACTTCTGTTTTAGCCCAATTTCCAAGTCAACAAATTGCTGCTGTAATCGATAGTCATGCTGCAACCTTGTCTAAAAGATCTGATAGAGATGTATTTTTCCTTACCACTCAAGCAATCGTACAGCTAGTTCAACGTTACCGAAATGGAATAAGAGGACGTATGAAAACTGCCATGCATGAATTATTACGACAATATTATACAGTAGAGAGTCAATTTCAACAGGGTCACTACGATAAGTGTGTTTCTGCACTTATTCAACAATATAAAGACAATATGTCTATGGTAACTAATACTATATTTAGTCATAATCAGGTATCAAAGAAAAATGTTCTTGTAACAATGTTAATTGATCATTTGTGGGCAAATGAACCAGGCCTTACTGATGAATTAGCTAGTACGTTGACTGAACTTACAAGTTTAAATCGCGCTGAACATTGTAGAGTTGCTTTACGAGCACGTCAAGTACTTATTGCAGCGCATCAACCGGCCTATGAATTAAGACACAATCAAATGGAATCAATTTTCCTATCAGCAGTTGATATGTATGGTCATGATTTCCATCCagaaaatcttcaaaaactaattttatcaGAAACATCAATCTTTGATATACTCCATGACTTCTTTTATCATACCAATCGAGCTGTTTGTAATGCAGCTTTAGAAGTTTACGTACGAAGAGCTTACATTAGTTACGAATTTACTTGTTTACAACACCTTGAGTTATCTGGTGAAATTCCATTGGTGTATTTCCAATTTTTATTACCAAGTAATCATCCTAATCGTCAAAatcagttattaattaatcatcgAACTGGCGCAGTTGCAGCATTCCAAGATTTAGATCATTTTAGCCAATATGCTGATGAAGTTTTGGATCTTTTACAAGATCTTTCATCGCCAAATTCTGTTTCTGCAAAAGTTTTAGAAGCTGTTGATGCAGCTGGTAGTGAATCACGTCATAGTACATCGATTAATGTATCATTTAGTACAACTGAAGCCGGTGGACCTGTAGAAATTGGTGAAAAATCTGCTGAGTCAGTTCATATTTTAAGCATTACCGTACAAGACAATGGTAATCAAGATGATGCAGCTATGGCAAGACTTTTTGGTGATTGGTGTGCTTCAAATAAAGAAGAACTTGTATCACGTGGCATTAGACGAGTGACTTTTGCAGCTCTTCAAAAACGCCAATTTCCAAAGTTTTTCACTTACCGTAATAGAGATGGCTTTGTTGAAGATCGAATTTATCGTCATTTAGAGCCCGGTTGTGCTTTTCAATTGGAACTTAATCGAATGAGAACCTATGAATTAGAAGCTTTACCAACATCTAATCAAAAAATGCATCTATATCTTGGTAAAGCTAAAGTAGCTAAAGGCCAACAAGTAACAGATTATCGTTTCTTTATACGTTCGATAATACGTCACTCAGATTTGATAACAAAAGAAGCAAGTTTTGATTACCTTCACAACGAGGGTGAACGTGTCCTTCTCGAAGCAATGGATGAACTTGAAGTTGCTTTCTCTCATCCTCTAGCTAAGCGCACAGATTgtaatcatatatttttaaactttgtacCTACTGTAATAATGGATCCAGCACGAATTGAAGAGAGTGTTACAAGTATGGTGTTACGTTACGGTCCAAGATTGTGGAAATTACGAGTACGTCAGGCAGAAATAAAGATGACTATTCGTCCAGCACCCGGAAAACCAACATCAACTGTACGTCTATGTATTTCTAATGACAGCGGTTACAGTATTGATCTGCATTTATATACAGAAACTACCGAAGCCAAAACTGGAATTATTCGATTAGAATCATACAGTCCAGTAAATTCTAACAGAAGACCGGGGCCTATGCACGGAATGCCAGTTTCTACACCTTATTTAACAAAAGATTATCTTCAGGCAAAGAGATTTCAGGCTCAAAGTTCCGGAACAACTTATGTTTATGATCTCCCTGATATGTTCCGTCAAGAACTAGAAAAGGCTTGGGCTAAATACATTGAAGAACGTCcaaatatagaaaatttatcgaTCCCTAGTCCTGTAATAGATTGCATAGAGCTTGTATTAGATGGTGAAAATCTTGTTGAACAAAAACGATTGCCCGGAGAAAATGACGTTGGCATGGTTGCTTGGAAGCTGACTCTTTTTACTCCAGAATTTCCATCGGGTCGtgaaattattcttattgcCAATGATTTAACCCATTTAATAGGTTCATTTGGACCCAAAGAAGATCTTGTATTTTATCGGGCATCTGAACGAGCAAGACAACTTGGAATACCCCGAGTATACTTTTCTGCAAATTCTGGAGCTCGTATTGGGCTTGCTGAAGAAGTTAAAGCATTGTTTAAAATTGCTTGGGAGGATGATGCAGTACCTGAAAAAGGTTTCAAGTATATCTACTTGACTCCCGATGATTATGCTCGTTTATCATCTCTTAATTCGGTTAAAGCATCGCTTATAGAAGATGGTGGTGAAGCACGTTATAAAATTACCGATATTATTGGTAAAGATGATGGTCTTGGAGTAGAAAATCTTAAATATGCCGGTTTAATTGCTGGTGAAACGTCTCGGGCTTATGATGAAGTAGTTACAATTTCGATTGCTAGTTGTCGTGCAATTGGAATTGGATCTTACTTAGTACGACTTGGACAACGTGTTAtacaaattgaaaattctcaCATTATTCTTACCGGTTATCGTGCACTTAATGCTGTTCTTGGACGAGAAGTTTACGCCAGTAATAATCAATTGGGTGGGATACAAATAATGTATCACAATGGTATATCTCATGTAACAGAACCGAGAGATCTCGATGGTATTGCTACTGTTCTGAAGTGGATAAGTTTTGTACCAAAAAATAAAGGAGGTATTCTGCCAATTATTACACCAGTTGATCCAGTTGATAGAGAAATTGGATATGTTCCAACAAGAACACCGTATGATCCAAGGTGGATGCTTGAAGGTAGAAAAAGTACAGTAGATCCTACCATGTGGGAATCtggattttttgattttggtTCTTGGGCTGAAATAATGAGACCATGGGCTCAAACTGTTGTTACTGGTCGCGCTAGATTAGGTGGTATTCCTTGTGGAATCGTTGCTGTTGAAACTCGAACAATGGAAATTCACTTACCTGCTGATCCCGCTAACCTCGATTCTGAAGCAAAAACAGTATCACAAGCGGGTCAAGTTTGGTACCCTGACAGTGCGTTCAAAACTGCACAAGCAATCAAAGATTTTAATAGAGAAGAATTACcactatttatttttgctaATTGGCGAGGATTTTCCGGTGGTATGAAAG atatgtATGAACAAATCATGAAGTTCGGAGCATACATTGTTGATGGTTTAAAAGAGTACAAAAAACCAGTATTTATCTATATACCACCAAACGGAGAATTAAGAGGAGGTGCATGGGCCGTAGTAGATCCTACGATAAATCCACGTTTCATGGAAATGTTTGCAGACAATACTAGCAGAGGAGGAGTTCTAGAACCTGAAGGCattgtagaaattaaatttaaaacaaaagatattttaaaaactattcatCGACTTGATCCTGTTGTTCATAATTTgaag gAAAAGTTATTACACCCATTAACAGCGGAGGAACGAGCAAAAGTAGAAATAGAAATTCGTTCTCGAGAACAAATCCTTGAGCCAATGTATCGTCAGGCAGCAGTACATTTTTCAGATCTTCATGATACACCGGAACGTATGTTAGAGAAAAATGCAATAAATGATATAATACCATGGCGTAAGGCGCGCACTTTACTTTATTGGCGTCTACGTCGTCGTTTATTGGAAGAAGAATTCAGAAGCGATATTTTATCTACACAACCAAGTCTTGATGTAAGGCAAGTCGATGCAATGTTAAGACGTTGGTTTGTTGAAGATAAAGGTACAACTGAATCTTATCTTTGGGACCAAGATGAAAGCGTAGTTGAATGGTTACAAAGTCAACGAGATGACGAGGATAGTGTAGTAATGCATAATATAAATTGTGTGAAACGAGGTGCAGTAGTTACCCATATTAAAGATTCTCTTGAAAAGTGTCCTGATGTACGTCTGGAAGCTGTACTTGAAATTGCTCACCGACTTACTTCTGCCGAACGAGCTGAACTTCAACGCACTCTTGCACAACTGGAAGCATCCACAGTTCAAGAGCACCATAATGACTCGAGTGCCTCATCGTAA